Proteins from one Podospora pseudocomata strain CBS 415.72m chromosome 4, whole genome shotgun sequence genomic window:
- a CDS encoding hypothetical protein (EggNog:ENOG503NYY5; COG:P) has translation MGKLSQILFLTASAGRVFASCAYGTHLMPRAEEGEAVPVATFGYTGITGPHNWAALDSPANNVCATGTTQSPIDMVDSVFELIDASALSIEVNDMPEGADFENLGSTVEVITQGGTLSFDNKTFELQQFHFHLPSEHLDNGTSQAMEMHMVWQSAEGEIAVVGAYINIATGAVASASVKRGLNTRSRLFQRQAEANETAPVAGTDAPTVLLETIFSVVDQISTPGTKVKTPPLVMSEVVDLLKAGQFQAYSGSLTTPPCSEGVNWRVSTSKLSISPSSFIKARDVIGFNSRFPQNTPGQPNILMISALGAAAAAVSAVGAGAA, from the exons ATGGGCAAGCTTTCTCAAATCCTCTTCCTTACGGCCTCGGCGGGGCGGGTCTTCGCCTCTTGCGCCTATGGAACACACCTGATGCCCagagcggaggagggtgaagctgTTCCAGTAGCTACCTTTGGGTATACTGGCATCACT GGCCCTCACAACTGGGCTGCCCTTGACAGCCCCGCGAACAATGTCTGTGCCACGGGCACCACACAATCGCCTATCGACATGGTGGACAGCGTCTTTGAGTTGATCGATGCTTCAGCCCTCTCAATAGAAGTCAACGACATGCCAGAGGGTGCCGACTTTGAGAACCTCGGGTCTACAGTCGAGGTCATCACCCAGGGTGGCACACTCTCTTTCGACAACAAGACCTTTGAGCTGCAGCAATTCCACTTCCATCTTCCCAGCGAGCATCTGGACAACGGCACAAGTCAAGCCa TGGAAATGCACATGGTCTGGCAATCCGCCGAGGGAGAGATCGCCGTCGTTGGCGCCTACATCAACATCGCTACCGGGGCGgtcgcctcggcctcggtcaAGCGGGGCCTCAACACCCGCAGCCGCCTCTTCCAGAGACAAGCCGAAGCCAACGAGACTGCCCCCGTCGCCGGCACCGATGCCCCtaccgtcctcctcgagacCATCTTCAGCGTCGTCGACCAGATCTCCACCCCCGGCACCAAGGTCAAGACTCCCCCTCTCGTCATGTCCGAGGTGGTTGACCTCCTCAAGGCCGGCCAGTTCCAGGCTTACAGCGgttccctcaccacccctccgtGCAGCGAGGGCGTCAACTGGAGGGTGTCCACCTCCAAGCTGAGCatctcgccttcctccttcaTCAAGGCTCGGGACGTCATCGGGTTCAACTCGCGCTTCCCTCAGAACACGCCCGGCCAGCCGAACATCCTCATGATCTCTGCTTTGggggccgccgccgccgcggtcTCGGCTGTCGGTGCGGGTGCTGCTTAA
- a CDS encoding hypothetical protein (EggNog:ENOG503Q4HD; COG:E) — MGCCPSIKTADNPSDCHPPTNPKLHITKFQLDQSPRTSHFIMSPSAVDTVQQTVEEIKEKVIPVQNKEQVPEVVEDKGVQVQEEELPELYTYHKEPLKLSGALEVFDSFDVTPVIGREYSNVDLVKLLRAPNSDELLRDLAITISRRGVVFFRKQEGLTDDLQKELVQRLGQLSGKPETSGLHIHPISNAAREHGGKDDEISVISSEQAKKLYADRFASAWNGGRHRQSGKGQWHSDITFEPIPSDYALLKLTQLPKTGGDTLWASGYELYDRISPKLRGFLDTLTAYYAQPLFTDAAKRNGFSIYSGERGAPENVGDVLEAIHPVIRTNPVTGWKSVFAVGHHVKRIHGLSDEESKHFLDWFVQLIVENHDLQVRFKWKDVNDVAIWDNRSVYHAATPDYVFEDGLGERKGSRAVSLGEKPYYDPQSTSRREALRK; from the exons ATGGGATGCTGTCCGTCTATAAAGACAGCAGATAATCCGTCTGATTGCCAtccaccaacaaacccaaaGCTTCACATCACAAAGTTTCAACTTGATCAATCTCCACGCACCTCGCACTTCATCATGTCTCCCTCGGCAGTCGATACAGTCCAACAAACTGTGgaagagatcaaggagaaggtcATTCCAGTCCAGAATAAGGAGCAAGTGCCAGAGGTTGTCGAGGACAAGGGTGTCCAAGTTCAAGAGGAAGAACTCCCAGAGCTCTACACGTACCACAAGGAGCCTCTGAAGCTCAGTGGCGCCCTTGAGGTCTTTGACTCCTTCGATGTTACCCCTGTGATCGGAAGGGAATATTCCAACGTCGACctcgtcaagctcctccGTGCTCCAAACTCGGATGAGCTGCTTCGTGATCTTGCCATTACCA TCTCTCGACGTGGTGTTGTCTTCTTTCGGAAACAGGAGGGCTTGACTGACGATCTTCAAAAGGAGTTGGTCCAGCGTCTCGGCCAGCTTTCTGGAAAGCCAGAGACTTCCGGTCTTcacatccatcccatcagcAACGCTGCGCGTGAGCATGGTGGCAAGGACGACGAGATCAGCGTCATCTCCTCAGAGCAAGCCAAGAAGCTCTACGCCGATCGCTTCGCCAGCGCATGGAACGGTGGCAGACATCGCCAGTCCGGAAAAGGCCAGTGGCACTCGGATATCACCTTCGAACCTATTCCCAGCGATTATGCTCTTCTCAAGCTGACACAGCTGCCCAAGACCGGTGGTG ACACCCTCTGGGCCTCTGGCTATGAGCTCTACGACAGAATCTCCCCTAAGCTCCGCGGCTTCCTCGATACCCTCACAGCCTACTATGCCCAGCCACTCTTCACCGATGCCGCCAAGCGAAACGGCTTCAGCATCTACTCCGGCGAGCGTGGCGCCCCCGAGAATGTCGGCGATGTCCTCGAGGCCATCCACCCCGTGATCCGCACCAACCCAGTCACCGGCTGGAAGTCAGTCTTTGCTGTCGGACACCACGTCAAGCGCATCCATGGCCTCTCTGATGAGGAGAGCAAGCACTTCCTTGACTGGTTCGTCCAGCTCATTGTCGAAAACCATGATTTGCAAGTCCGCTTCAAGTGGAAGGATGTGAATGATGTTGCCATTTGGGACAACAGGAGTGTTTACCACGCGGCCACCCCCGATTATGTTTTTGAGGACGGGCTGGGCGAGCGCAAGGGGAGCAGAGCTGTCAGTCTGGGTGAGAAGCCTTACTACGACCCTCAGAGCACTAGCAGGAGGGAGGCTCTCAGGAAGTAG